The Parvibaculaceae bacterium PLY_AMNH_Bact1 genome window below encodes:
- a CDS encoding KpsF/GutQ family sugar-phosphate isomerase (Derived by automated computational analysis using gene prediction method: Protein Homology. GO_function: GO:0016853 - isomerase activity [Evidence IEA]; GO_process: GO:0005975 - carbohydrate metabolic process [Evidence IEA]), translating to MASKDPHPYLKTARRTLELEVEGITALNSSLGEPFINAVETMGTATGRVIVSGIGKSGHIGKKIAATLASTGTPANFVHASEASHGDLGMITKDDVVLALSWSGETAELRDLISYTKRFAIPLISMTSGTESALAEAADIALLLPKVAEACPNGLQAPTTSTTMQLALGDALATALLERNGFDTNNYKDFHPGGKLGAMLSHVSDIMHSGGELPVTSPDTLMSDALVIMTRKGLGCIGVTNIEGALIGLITDGDLRRHMGADLLSKPVSEIMTSDPKVLAPSTLASEALSFLNESQITSIFIVDDGKPVGLVHIHDFLRAGVI from the coding sequence ATGGCGAGCAAAGACCCACACCCCTACCTCAAGACGGCGCGCCGGACGCTAGAGCTGGAAGTTGAGGGTATTACCGCGCTCAATTCCTCTCTGGGTGAGCCGTTTATTAACGCCGTTGAGACCATGGGCACTGCCACAGGACGCGTCATTGTTTCTGGCATTGGCAAAAGCGGTCACATCGGTAAGAAGATTGCCGCGACCCTCGCCTCGACCGGCACGCCGGCCAATTTTGTGCATGCAAGCGAAGCAAGTCACGGTGATCTAGGCATGATCACCAAGGATGATGTCGTGCTCGCTCTATCCTGGTCGGGCGAAACAGCCGAGCTCCGCGATCTCATCAGCTACACGAAACGCTTTGCGATCCCGTTGATCTCCATGACTTCCGGCACAGAGAGCGCATTGGCAGAAGCCGCAGATATTGCGCTTCTCCTACCCAAAGTCGCAGAAGCCTGCCCTAATGGTCTTCAGGCGCCGACAACATCCACCACAATGCAGCTGGCGCTGGGTGACGCTCTGGCGACCGCCTTGTTGGAGCGAAATGGCTTCGACACCAATAACTACAAAGATTTCCATCCCGGTGGAAAGCTGGGCGCAATGCTGAGCCATGTGAGTGACATCATGCATAGCGGCGGCGAACTTCCGGTGACCTCCCCTGACACGCTTATGAGCGACGCGCTGGTCATCATGACCCGAAAAGGTCTTGGATGCATTGGGGTCACCAATATTGAAGGTGCCCTTATTGGCCTTATTACAGACGGAGACCTACGCCGACACATGGGAGCAGATCTTCTCTCCAAGCCCGTATCGGAGATAATGACTTCTGATCCGAAGGTCCTCGCCCCCTCAACTCTCGCATCAGAAGCATTGAGCTTCCTGAACGAAAGCCAGATCACC